From a single Vibrio tubiashii genomic region:
- a CDS encoding rhodanese-like domain-containing protein encodes MQEYIAFFQENMILSLVWVGLLVALIMNIFKSTTAAYKEITAAQTTQLMNRESGVVVDIRSKDEFRKGHITDALHILPSDIKAGNFGSLENHKSDPIIVVCKTGQTAQESANLLAKAGFENVSLLKNGLIAWSEANMPLVKGKK; translated from the coding sequence ATGCAAGAGTACATCGCATTTTTTCAAGAGAACATGATTCTTTCTCTGGTATGGGTTGGTTTACTAGTCGCCCTTATCATGAATATCTTTAAATCAACGACAGCTGCATATAAAGAAATCACTGCAGCACAAACCACTCAGCTAATGAACCGTGAAAGTGGTGTTGTTGTTGATATCCGCAGTAAAGATGAGTTCCGTAAAGGTCACATTACCGATGCACTTCACATTTTGCCGTCTGATATCAAAGCGGGTAACTTCGGAAGCCTTGAAAACCACAAATCAGACCCAATCATTGTAGTGTGTAAGACAGGTCAAACGGCTCAAGAGAGCGCTAACCTTCTTGCTAAAGCGGGCTTTGAAAATGTAAGTCTGCTTAAAAATGGTTTGATTGCTTGGAGTGAAGCAAACATGCCTTTAGTGAAAGGTAAGAAGTAA
- the epmA gene encoding elongation factor P--(R)-beta-lysine ligase — MSDQWQPTASIEQLRQRANVLAQIRRFFAERNVLEVDTPAMSHATVTDIHLHTFQTEFIGPGYADGSKLYLMTSPEFHMKRLLAAGSGCIYQINKAFRNEENGRFHNPEFTMLEWYRVGFDHHKLMDEMDALLQVVLECGQAERMTYQQAFIDVLSVCPLESTMAELKLAAEKLGLSDIAQPEEDRDTLLQLLFSIGVEGKIGQSAPAFVYDFPASQAALAKINQQDSRVADRFEVYFKGIELANGFHELDDAQEQLKRFEQDNAKRIEMGLSPQPIDHHLIAALKSGLPECAGVALGVDRLIMLAIGCDHIDQITAFPFPIA; from the coding sequence ATGAGTGATCAGTGGCAGCCAACAGCGTCGATAGAGCAACTTAGACAGCGTGCGAACGTGCTTGCGCAAATACGGCGGTTCTTTGCTGAGCGAAACGTGTTGGAGGTTGATACTCCGGCAATGAGCCATGCGACAGTGACGGATATTCACCTACATACTTTTCAGACAGAGTTTATAGGCCCGGGATATGCGGATGGCAGCAAACTCTACTTAATGACTAGTCCTGAATTTCATATGAAGCGATTGCTGGCAGCGGGTAGTGGTTGTATCTATCAGATTAACAAAGCGTTTCGCAACGAAGAGAATGGCCGTTTCCATAACCCAGAGTTCACCATGCTTGAATGGTACCGAGTCGGTTTTGATCACCATAAACTGATGGATGAGATGGATGCTTTACTGCAAGTCGTACTCGAATGTGGTCAAGCGGAGCGAATGACCTACCAACAAGCCTTTATTGATGTGCTTAGCGTTTGCCCATTAGAAAGCACAATGGCTGAGCTAAAGCTAGCAGCCGAGAAGCTAGGCTTAAGTGATATTGCGCAGCCAGAGGAAGATCGTGATACCTTGCTTCAACTACTGTTTAGCATTGGTGTCGAAGGTAAGATAGGCCAAAGCGCTCCGGCTTTTGTTTATGACTTCCCCGCCTCTCAAGCGGCATTGGCGAAGATCAATCAGCAAGATTCACGTGTTGCCGATCGTTTTGAGGTTTACTTTAAAGGCATAGAGCTGGCAAACGGCTTCCATGAGCTAGATGATGCGCAAGAGCAGCTGAAGCGATTTGAGCAAGACAACGCCAAGCGTATTGAGATGGGGCTAAGCCCTCAACCGATCGATCACCATTTAATTGCAGCACTCAAGTCAGGTTTACCTGAATGTGCCGGCGTGGCGCTAGGAGTCGATCGCTTAATCATGCTCGCGATCGGCTGTGATCATATTGATCAGATCACGGCGTTTCCGTTTCCGATAGCGTAA
- the frdA gene encoding fumarate reductase (quinol) flavoprotein subunit yields the protein MQTITTDIAVIGAGGAGLRTAIAAAEANPDLEVALISKVYPMRSHTVAAEGGSAAVIKDEDSLDNHFNDTVGGGDWLCEQDVVEYFVENATREMIQMEQWGCPWSRKENGEVNVRRFGGMKVERTWFAADKTGFHMLHTLFQTSMKYDNIKRFDEYFVVDLLVDEGEVQGLIAIHMSEGELVTIKAKSVVLATGGAGRVYHCNTNGGIVTGDGMAMAYRHGVPLRDMEFVQYHPTGLPGTGILMTEGCRGEGGIIVNKNGYRYLQDYGMGPETPVGQPKNKYMELGPRDKVSQAFWHEQQKGNTIKHPLGDVVHLDLRHLGEEYLQERLPFICELAKAYVNVDPAKEPIPIRPTVHYTMGGIETNGECETRIKGLFAVGECASVGLHGANRLGSNSLAEFVVFGRVAGEQAVKRAAEFKGWNEESIAAQVKDVEQRIAALMNQEGDENWADIRTEMGHTMEAGCGIYRQEDLMQATIDKITELKARYKNISIKDKGKVFNTDLLYAIEVGYGLEVAEAMVHSAILRKESRGAHQRLDDGCTERDDVEFLKHSLAFFQPDAAPTIDYSKVTITKSQPKARLYGEAAEKAAAEEAAKAAQKNAEEQA from the coding sequence GTGCAAACTATCACCACAGATATCGCAGTCATCGGCGCAGGCGGCGCTGGTCTTCGCACTGCTATTGCAGCAGCTGAAGCAAACCCTGATTTAGAAGTCGCACTGATTTCTAAAGTTTATCCAATGCGTTCTCACACGGTCGCAGCGGAGGGTGGCTCAGCAGCAGTTATCAAGGATGAAGATAGCCTAGACAACCACTTCAACGACACTGTTGGCGGTGGCGACTGGCTATGTGAACAGGACGTTGTTGAATATTTTGTAGAAAACGCGACTCGCGAAATGATCCAAATGGAGCAATGGGGCTGCCCATGGAGTCGTAAAGAGAACGGTGAAGTCAACGTACGCCGATTCGGTGGTATGAAGGTTGAGCGCACATGGTTTGCGGCTGATAAAACTGGCTTCCATATGCTTCACACCCTATTCCAGACATCAATGAAGTACGACAACATCAAACGCTTTGATGAGTACTTTGTGGTAGATCTGCTTGTCGATGAAGGCGAAGTGCAAGGTCTGATCGCTATCCATATGTCAGAAGGTGAACTCGTTACGATTAAAGCCAAATCTGTTGTTTTAGCAACAGGTGGCGCAGGTCGTGTTTACCACTGTAATACTAACGGTGGTATCGTAACTGGTGATGGTATGGCAATGGCTTACCGTCATGGCGTACCTCTACGTGATATGGAATTCGTTCAGTACCACCCAACCGGTCTTCCAGGTACAGGTATCCTGATGACCGAAGGTTGTCGTGGTGAAGGCGGTATCATCGTAAACAAGAATGGCTACCGTTACCTACAAGATTACGGCATGGGTCCTGAAACTCCAGTTGGCCAGCCAAAGAACAAATACATGGAACTTGGTCCTCGCGACAAGGTTTCACAGGCTTTCTGGCACGAACAACAGAAAGGCAACACCATCAAACATCCTCTAGGTGATGTGGTTCATCTAGACCTTCGCCACCTTGGTGAAGAGTACCTGCAAGAGCGTCTACCGTTTATCTGTGAGCTAGCGAAAGCTTACGTCAACGTAGATCCAGCGAAAGAGCCGATTCCAATTCGTCCTACTGTTCACTACACCATGGGTGGTATTGAAACCAACGGCGAATGTGAAACTCGCATTAAGGGTCTATTTGCCGTCGGTGAGTGTGCGTCAGTTGGTCTACACGGTGCAAACCGTCTAGGCTCTAACTCGCTGGCTGAGTTTGTGGTATTCGGCCGCGTTGCTGGTGAGCAGGCAGTGAAACGTGCTGCAGAGTTCAAGGGCTGGAACGAAGAGTCTATCGCGGCTCAAGTCAAAGATGTTGAGCAGCGTATCGCCGCATTAATGAACCAAGAAGGCGATGAAAACTGGGCTGACATCCGTACTGAAATGGGTCACACCATGGAAGCGGGCTGTGGTATCTACCGCCAAGAAGATTTGATGCAAGCGACGATCGATAAGATTACTGAATTGAAAGCTCGCTATAAAAACATCAGCATCAAAGACAAAGGCAAAGTGTTCAACACTGACCTTCTTTACGCTATCGAAGTCGGTTACGGCCTAGAAGTGGCAGAAGCTATGGTTCACTCTGCCATCCTACGAAAAGAGTCTCGTGGTGCCCACCAGCGTCTAGACGATGGTTGTACTGAGCGTGATGACGTAGAGTTCCTCAAACACTCACTGGCTTTCTTCCAACCAGATGCAGCGCCAACTATCGACTACAGCAAAGTGACTATCACTAAGTCACAGCCTAAAGCTCGTCTATACGGTGAA